In Euphorbia lathyris chromosome 10, ddEupLath1.1, whole genome shotgun sequence, a single genomic region encodes these proteins:
- the LOC136208870 gene encoding DNA gyrase subunit B, chloroplastic/mitochondrial-like encodes MALLLKPRTLPPLLRSAIMASRCSSPTSSFSLHFHSSSLSYLPRPSLSFNPRVSSTSRLVASRFSVKCTGSLRAFMSTTTATESTQESASSKAYGSDQIQVLKGLDPVRKRPGMYIGSTGPRGLHHLVYEILDNAIDEAQAGFASTVNVVLHSDNSVSITDDGRGIPTDLHPVTKKSSLETVLTVLHAGGKFGGNNSGYSVSGGLHGVGLSVVNALSEGLEVTVWRNGMEYKQRYCRGNPVSTLTCSSLTAESKHPTGTCIRFWPDKEVFTTAIEFDHNTIAARVRELAFLNPKLTITLKKEDDDPEKLQYKEYFFAGGLVEYAKWLNTDKDPLHDVVSFSKEIEGVTVDVALQWSSDAYSDTVLGYANSIRTIDGGTHIDGFKASLTRILNNLGKKSKIMKDKDINLSGEHVREGLTAIISVKVPSPEFEGQTKTRLGNPEVRKVVDQSLQESLTEYLELHPEVLDLILSKSLNALKAALAAKRARELVRQKSVLRTSTLPGKLADCSSSNPEESEIFIVEGDSAGGSAKQGRDRRFQAILPLRGKILNIERKDEAAMYKNEEIQNLILALGLGVKGEIFKKEALRYHKIIILTDADVDGAHIRTLLLTFFFRYQKGLFDEGCIYVGVPPLYKVERGKQAYYCYGEAELKKIQRSFPSNASYNIQRFKGLGEMMPVQLWETTMDPERRVLKQLVVEDASEAHNVFSSLMGAKVDGRKKLIENSARMIDIDQLDI; translated from the exons ATGGCTCTTCTGCTAAAACCCCGAACTCTCCCTCCTCTTCTTCGTAGTGCAATCATGGCCTCTCGTTGTTCCTCTcccacttcttctttttcccttCATTTCCACTCCTCTTCTCTTTCCTATCTCCCCCGCCCTTCGCTTTCCTTCAACCccag AGTGAGTTCTACCTCGAGGTTGGTTGCTAGTCGATTTTCTGTAAAATGTACAGGTTCACTGAGGGCCTTCATGTCAACTACCACTGCAACAGAGTCGACTCAAGAAAGTGCAAGTTCAAAGGCTTATGGTTCTGATCAAATTCAG GTGCTGAAAGGACTGGACCCTGTTAGGAAAAGGCCTGGGATGTATATTGGGAGCACTGGACCTCGTGGCTTGCACCATTTG GTTTATGAGATATTGGATAATGCTATTGACGAGGCCCAAGCAGGATTTGCTTCGACAGTAAATGTTGTTTTGCATTCTGATAATTCTGTCAGCATCACTGACGATGGGCGTGGG ATTCCCACTGACCTGCATCCGGTGACTAAGAAGTCTTCTTTAGAGACCGTCTTGACG GTCTTGCATGCTGGTGGAAAATTTGGTGGTAATAACAGTGGTTACAGTGTCTCTGGTGGATTACATGGTGTGGGCTTGTCCGTTGTGAATGCGTTGTCCGAG GGGCTAGAAGTTACTGTGTGgcgtaatggaatggaatacaAACAGAGATATTGTCGTGGAAATCCAGTATCAACTCTTACATGTTCTTCACTCACAGCTGAATCAAAGCATCCTACAGGGACTTGCATTAGATTTTGGCCTGACAAAGAAG TATTTACTACTGCAATTGAGTTTGATCACAACACCATAGCTGCAAGAGTTAGGGAGCTTGCTTTCTTAAACCCAAAG CTTACTATCACTCTGAAGAAGGAAGATGATGATCCAGAGAAACTCCAATATAAGGAATATTTTTTTGCCGGGGGGCTGGTTGAATATGCGAAGTGGCTAAATACAGATAAG GACCCGCTTCATGATGTTGTGAGTTTCAGCAAAGAAATTGAGGGGGTCACAGTTGATGTGGCTCTACAATG GTCTTCTGATGCATACTCAGATACAGTACTGGGATATGCCAATAGCATACGTACTATTGATGGTGGCACTCATATAGATGGTTTCAAAGCATCATTAACCAGAATTCTCAATAACCTTGGGAAAAAGTCAAAGATCATGAAG GATAAAGatattaatttaagtggtgaGCATGTAAGGGAGGGTTTAACAGCAATCATATCGGTTAAAGTTCCTAGTCCAGAATTTGAAGGTCAAACTAAG ACAAGGTTAGGGAATCCAGAAGTGCGGAAAGTGGTGGATCAATCTTTGCAAGAGTCTCTTACTGAATATTTAGAATTGCATCCTGAGGTTCTTGATTTAATCCTTTCAAAGTCTCTAAATGCTCTCAAG GCAGCTTTGGCAGCAAAGAGGGCaagagagttggtgagacaAAAGAGTGTCTTGCGGACATCAACTCTACCAGGAAAACTAGCTGATTGCTCATCTTCAAATCCTGAAGAATCTG AAATTTTTATAGTTGAAGGAGATTCCGCTGGTGGAAGTGCAAAACAGGGTCGTGATAGGCGGTTCCAG GCTATTCTCCCCCTGAGGGGTAAAATTTTGAACATAGAAAGGAAAGATGAGGCTGCAATGTACAAGAATGAAGAAATTCAAAATCTTATACTTGCCCTTGGACTTGGAGTGaag ggagaaattttcaaaaaagagGCTCTACGGTATCATAAGATCATCATATTAACAGATGCTGATGTTGATGGTGCACACATCCGAACTCTTTTGCTGACCTTTTTCTTTAGATATCAG AAAGGCTTATTCGATGAAGGTTGCATATATGTTGGTGTTCCCCCTCTTTACAAG GTTGAGAGGGGAAAACAAGCATACTATTGTTATGGTGAGGCAGAACTCAAAAAGATTCAGCGCTCATTCCCTTCAAATGCATCATATAACATCCAAAGGTTCAAAG GGTTGGGAGAAATGATGCCTGTACAACTATGGGAAACAACAATGGACCCTGAAAGAAGGGTGCTCAAGCAATTAGTAGTTGAGGATGCATCAGAGGCTCATAATGTTTTTTCTTCCCTAATGGGTGCTAAG GTGGATGGCCGGAAGAAACTTATCGAGAATTCTGCACGAATGATTGACATTGATCAACTCGACATTTGA
- the LOC136209604 gene encoding microtubule-associated protein 70-1-like: MASNYHFSNGDSDPFKPHLTSSASFKARKPKPYSNSASPAVLSRAASDVDDIITLLHGSDPVRVELNRLENEVRDRDRELGEALAEIKSLKNSERLKDKAVEELTDELTKVDEKLKAAEVLLESKNLELKRINDERKAALAAQFAAEATLRRVHAAQKDDEMPPIEAIIAPLEAELKLARLEVAKLQDDNRALDRLTKSKEAALLEAERTIQMALAKASLVDDLQNKNQELMKQIEICQEENKILDKMHRQKVAEVEKLTQTVRELEEAVLAGGAAANAVRDYQRKVQEMNDEKRTLEREVARAKVSANRVATVVANEWKDGNDKVMPVKQWLEERRMFQGEMQQLRDKLVVAERTARAEAQMKEKYQLRFKVLEERLKASTSSSRSTSEVRSSNNGSSRRQSLGGGECFSRSFSNGNLSRKASSLQAGSFRSNSAVTLLKSAKVPSRSFDGSSSSMESDKLIQEKLNRDNAPASASNETKGSESIVICEEHANGMSMGKLKSEHEDYVSGILYDMLQKEVIALRKASHEKDQSLKDKDDAIEMLAKKVETLNKAMEIEGKKMRREVAAMGKEVAAIRISKEDDHRMRRISGSRAAQLSARNGRN, from the exons ATGGCCTCCAACTACCACTTTAGCAACGGCGATTCCGACCCTTTCAAGCCGCATCTTACCTCTTCTGCTTCATTTAAGGCGCGCAAACCCAAGCCTTATTCTAACTCAGCTTCGCCTGCTGTCCTCTCTCGAGCCGCTTCTGATGTCGATGATATCATCACTCTTTTGCACGGCTCTGATCCAGTCCGTGTTGAGCTCAACCGCCTCGAAAATGAAGTCAGAG ATAGAGATAGGGAACTGGGAGAAGCCCTTGCAGAAATAAAGTCTTTGAAGAATTCAGAACGCTTAAAAGACAAAGCAGTTGAAGAG CTTACAGATGAGCTAACTAAAGTGGATGAAAAGCTAAAGGCTGCAGAAGTTCTTCTTGAAAGCAAG AACCTTGAGCTTAAGAGAATAAATGATGAAAGAAAAGCAGCTCTGGCTGCACAATTTGCTGCAGAAGCGACCCTTCGAAGAGTCCATGCTGCTCAGAAAGATGATGAAATGCCTCCTATTGAGGCCATCATCGCCCCTTTGGAAGCAGAACTAAAGTTAGCCAGGCTGGAG GTAGCAAAGTTACAAGATGACAACAGAGCACTCGATCGGCTTACAAAATCTAAGGAAGCTGCTCTACTTGAGGCTGAGAGAACAATTCAGATGGCTTTGGCAAAAGCATCCTTAGTTGATGATCTGCAAAACAAAAATCAAGAGCTAATGAAGCAAATTGAAATATGCCAG GAAGAGAATAAAATCCTGGACAAAATGCATAGACAAAAGGTTGCTGAGGTTGAAAAGCTGACCCAAACCGTTCGTGAGCTTGAGGAGGCTGTCTTGGCTGGAGGAGCAGCTGCTAATGCTGTTCGTGATTACCAGAGAAAAGTGCAGGAGATGAAT GACGAAAAAAGAACTCTGGAACGTGAAGTAGCTCGTGCAAAAGTTAGCGCAAATCGAGTTGCAACTGTAGTTGCAAATGAGTGGAAAGATGGCAATGACAAAGTTATGCCTGTAAAGCAATGGCTTGAAGAAAGAAGAATGTTTCAG GGAGAAATGCAACAGCTTAGGGATAAATTGGTGGTTGCTGAACGCACTGCGAGGGCCGAAGCTCAAATGAAA GAAAAATACCAATTGAGGTTCAAGGTTTTGGAGGAAAGACTTAAAGCATCCACTAGCAGTTCTCGTTCTACATCGGAGGTAAGAAGTTCAAACAATGGGTCTTCACGTCGTCAATCTCTTGGTGGGGGTGAATGTTTTTCCAGATCATTTTCCAATGGCAATTTGTCAAGAAAAGCATCAAGTTTACAAGCTGGCTCCTTTAGATCTAATAGTGCTGTCACATTATTAAAAAGTGCCAAAGTGCCTTCAAGATCGTTTGATGGAAGTAGTAGCTCAATGGAATCCGATAAGCTGATTCAAGAAAAGTTGAATAGAGACAATGCACCTGCCAGTGCGAGCAATGAGACCAAAGGGAGTGAATCCATTGTCATTTGCGAGGAGCATGCAAATGGGATGTCAATGGGCAAATTAAAATCAGAGCATGAGGATTATGTTTCAGGAATTTTATATGATATGTTGCAGAAAGAGGTGATAGCTTTAAGAAAAGCTTCCCATGAAAAAGATCAAAGCCTTAAAGACAAGGATGATGCAATTGAG ATGTTGGCAAAGAAGGTTGAAACATTAAACAAAGCAATGGAAATTGAGGGGAAAAAAATGCGAAGAGAAGTGGCTGCCATGGGAAAGGAAGTTGCTGCTATTCGGATTAGCAAGGAGGATGATCATAGGATGCGTCGTATTAGTGGTTCCAGGGCTGCTCAACTTTCTGCGAG GAATGGAAGAAATTGA